A genomic window from Blastococcus saxobsidens DD2 includes:
- a CDS encoding carbohydrate ABC transporter permease, whose amino-acid sequence MVALPLAIFLLHKFMKEIPASLVEAARMDGAGHVKIFFRVLLPLLTPAIAAFGVFQFLWVWNDLLVALTFASGPDTVPLTVRLAEMVGTRGSDWYLLASGAFVAMVVPLVVFLALQRYFVRGLLAGSVKG is encoded by the coding sequence ATGGTCGCGCTGCCGCTGGCGATCTTCCTGCTGCACAAGTTCATGAAGGAGATCCCGGCGTCGCTGGTCGAGGCCGCCCGCATGGACGGCGCCGGGCACGTGAAGATCTTCTTCCGCGTGCTGCTGCCCCTGCTCACCCCGGCGATCGCCGCCTTCGGGGTCTTCCAGTTCCTGTGGGTGTGGAACGACCTGCTCGTCGCCCTGACCTTCGCCAGCGGCCCCGACACCGTCCCGCTGACCGTCCGCCTGGCCGAGATGGTCGGCACCCGCGGCTCCGACTGGTACCTGCTCGCCTCCGGAGCCTTCGTGGCGATGGTGGTACCGCTGGTCGTCTTCCTGGCGCTGCAGCGCTACTTCGTCCGCGGTCTGCTGGCCGGCAGCGTCAAGGGCTGA
- a CDS encoding lipase chaperone, whose translation MIMGAALLVLLGLGLFVAGLLTGVTAWYWACVAVCAAAAVLIVLARRSMSRAPVRTAAGAAGASGPVAAAPAETVTAATPAGTTESGASAAGAPVPAVRHDEPDDPPVEEVEVTDLLLIVDLTDEVLVVDEHPRYHVADCRWLQGRSTIPLPLDEARTDGFTPCGVCRPDRTLAARARARRSGS comes from the coding sequence GTGATCATGGGTGCCGCCCTGCTGGTGCTCCTCGGCCTGGGGCTGTTCGTCGCCGGGCTCCTGACCGGTGTCACCGCCTGGTACTGGGCCTGCGTGGCCGTCTGCGCCGCCGCGGCGGTCCTGATCGTCCTGGCCCGCCGTTCGATGAGCCGCGCCCCGGTCCGCACCGCCGCCGGCGCCGCGGGCGCCTCGGGGCCGGTCGCCGCCGCGCCCGCCGAGACGGTCACCGCCGCCACGCCGGCCGGGACCACGGAGAGCGGCGCGTCAGCCGCCGGTGCACCGGTACCGGCGGTCCGGCACGACGAGCCGGACGACCCGCCCGTGGAGGAGGTCGAGGTCACCGACCTGCTGCTGATCGTCGATCTCACCGACGAGGTGCTCGTCGTCGACGAGCACCCGCGGTACCACGTCGCCGACTGCAGGTGGCTGCAGGGGCGCAGCACCATCCCCCTGCCGCTGGACGAGGCCCGGACCGACGGCTTCACCCCCTGCGGGGTGTGCCGGCCGGACCGGACCCTCGCCGCACGTGCGCGGGCCCGGCGCTCGGGGAGCTGA
- a CDS encoding RNA-guided endonuclease InsQ/TnpB family protein — MTHGAVRVRLDVTDVQASVLLRAAGARRKAWNWALAKIKANADQWAAEATYGIERTDRVRPLNYFALGKLWTAERPEVAPWAGEHSTWTFRYALRDAANAHQAFLAGKRRFPRFKARRRDRARFTVRDGLALEVGRVRLAKYGWVRISSACPQQAKLRRLLRRGQAVLQHITVSRSSDGHWYATVSYTREARVPTEQCTASAGPVVGVDRGVKTTAVVATTEGRVVSQLPASRALRDRLRQVKHLQRTVSRTKKGSVNRRRAVARLGRAHARAAAVRAEALHTFTAELAREHGVVVVEDLATKNLMANRALAAAIGDQGWAELARQLTYKTARHGGQLIVADRWFASSKTCSACGAVRPKLTLAERTYHCGNDSCGHVADRDVNAAANLAAWGEHTLGLCPCVTQDGDRHPGGPTAGSSRHACGGRVSAATGQVAAVLPGEAGTSGPRLGVA; from the coding sequence GTGACGCATGGTGCGGTGCGGGTGCGGCTGGACGTGACCGACGTCCAGGCCAGCGTGCTGCTGCGCGCCGCGGGTGCTCGTCGCAAGGCGTGGAACTGGGCCCTGGCGAAGATCAAGGCGAACGCCGACCAGTGGGCCGCCGAGGCCACCTACGGCATCGAGCGGACTGACCGGGTCCGGCCGCTCAACTACTTCGCTTTGGGCAAACTGTGGACCGCCGAGCGGCCCGAGGTGGCGCCGTGGGCGGGCGAGCACTCCACGTGGACGTTCCGGTACGCGCTACGCGACGCGGCGAACGCGCACCAGGCGTTCCTCGCCGGGAAGCGCCGGTTCCCGCGGTTCAAGGCCCGGCGCCGGGACCGCGCGCGGTTTACCGTCCGCGACGGCCTGGCGCTCGAGGTCGGCCGAGTGCGGCTGGCCAAGTACGGCTGGGTGCGCATCAGCTCGGCGTGCCCGCAGCAGGCGAAGCTGCGCCGACTGCTGCGGCGTGGCCAGGCGGTCCTGCAACACATCACCGTCAGCCGGTCCTCGGACGGGCACTGGTACGCCACCGTGAGCTACACGCGTGAGGCTCGCGTCCCGACCGAGCAGTGCACTGCGTCGGCCGGCCCGGTCGTCGGGGTGGACCGGGGCGTCAAGACGACTGCCGTCGTCGCCACGACGGAGGGGCGGGTTGTCTCCCAGTTGCCGGCGTCCCGGGCGCTGCGGGACCGGCTGCGCCAGGTGAAGCATCTGCAGCGGACGGTGTCCCGCACGAAGAAAGGCTCGGTGAACCGGCGGCGGGCCGTCGCCAGGCTCGGCCGGGCGCACGCCCGTGCCGCCGCCGTCCGTGCCGAAGCGCTGCATACCTTCACCGCCGAGCTGGCCCGAGAACACGGCGTCGTGGTGGTCGAGGACCTGGCGACGAAGAACCTCATGGCCAACCGCGCGCTCGCCGCCGCGATCGGCGATCAGGGCTGGGCCGAGCTCGCCCGGCAGCTGACCTATAAGACGGCCCGCCACGGCGGGCAGTTGATTGTCGCGGATCGCTGGTTCGCGAGCTCGAAGACTTGCTCGGCATGTGGTGCGGTGAGACCCAAGCTCACCCTCGCCGAGCGCACCTACCACTGCGGCAACGACTCCTGCGGCCACGTGGCCGACCGGGACGTCAACGCCGCCGCGAACCTCGCCGCCTGGGGCGAGCACACACTCGGGCTCTGCCCGTGCGTAACCCAGGACGGGGACCGCCACCCGGGCGGCCCGACAGCCGGCAGTAGCCGGCATGCCTGTGGAGGGCGGGTGTCAGCCGCGACCGGCCAGGTCGCGGCGGTGTTGCCCGGTGAAGCAGGAACCAGCGGGCCACGCCTCGGCGTGGCGTAA
- a CDS encoding YggT family protein, with amino-acid sequence MSLFWQILSSVLLVFLVLLFARFVVDWVMVLARSWRPSGAVAAGLEVVYSATDPPLKAVRKVIPPLSLGSIRLDLGFMVLLIAVVVLRSITLSLAR; translated from the coding sequence GTGTCTCTTTTCTGGCAGATTCTCTCCTCGGTGCTGCTCGTCTTCCTCGTGCTGCTCTTCGCGCGGTTCGTGGTCGACTGGGTGATGGTCCTGGCCCGCAGCTGGCGGCCCTCGGGCGCCGTCGCGGCTGGGCTGGAGGTTGTCTACTCCGCCACCGATCCGCCGCTGAAGGCTGTCCGCAAGGTCATCCCACCGCTGAGCCTGGGGTCCATCCGACTGGACCTCGGGTTTATGGTGCTGCTGATCGCCGTGGTGGTCCTCCGGAGCATCACGCTGTCTCTCGCCCGATGA
- a CDS encoding DivIVA domain-containing protein, whose protein sequence is MPLTPADVHNVVFKKPPIGKRGYDEDEVDAFLDVVEAELARLIEENNELRATAGRAGVRVEERPEPAAPVAPPVAAAPPPPVQQPREDDSARASRMLALATETADRYVNEAKTQAEQMVSGAKTNSERLMTEARTKSEQMVAEAKHRADSMIGDARTRAETVEREARAKAAALDQDAERRHVEVMGTLEEKRSSLERKIEELRTFEREYRTRLRSYLESHLRDLDSRGSAEPATAGRQNQHA, encoded by the coding sequence ATGCCACTGACGCCTGCCGACGTGCACAACGTCGTCTTCAAGAAGCCACCCATCGGCAAGCGGGGCTACGACGAGGACGAGGTCGACGCCTTCCTCGATGTCGTCGAGGCCGAGCTGGCCCGCCTGATCGAGGAGAACAACGAGCTGCGGGCCACGGCCGGTCGCGCCGGCGTCCGTGTCGAGGAGCGGCCCGAGCCGGCCGCCCCCGTCGCGCCGCCGGTGGCCGCCGCGCCGCCGCCCCCGGTCCAGCAGCCGCGGGAGGACGACAGCGCGCGCGCGTCGCGGATGCTGGCCCTGGCGACCGAGACCGCCGACCGGTACGTCAACGAGGCGAAGACGCAGGCCGAGCAGATGGTCAGCGGCGCCAAGACCAACAGCGAGCGCCTCATGACCGAGGCCCGTACCAAGAGCGAGCAGATGGTCGCCGAGGCCAAGCACCGGGCCGACTCGATGATCGGCGACGCCCGCACGCGCGCCGAGACCGTGGAGCGCGAGGCGCGGGCCAAGGCCGCCGCGCTCGACCAGGACGCCGAGCGCCGGCACGTCGAGGTCATGGGCACGCTGGAGGAGAAGCGGAGCAGCCTCGAGCGCAAGATCGAGGAGCTGCGCACCTTCGAGCGCGAGTACCGCACCCGGCTCCGCTCCTACCTCGAGTCGCACCTGCGCGACCTCGACAGCCGCGGGTCGGCCGAGCCGGCCACGGCCGGGCGGCAGAACCAGCACGCTTAG
- a CDS encoding ABC transporter ATP-binding protein, translating to MAAITFDHATLVYPGVTRPSVDALELEIPDGEFLVLVGPSGCGKSTSLRMLAGLEEVTEGSIRVGDRDVTHLPPKDRDIAMVFQNYALYPHMTVAENMGFALKIAGVSKEERATRVREAAKILDLEPYLDRKPKALSGGQRQRVAMGRAIVRQPQVFLMDEPLSNLDAKLRVQTRTEIAALQRRLGVTTVYVTHDQVEAMTMGDRVAVLSEGVLQQVDTPRNLYDRPANVFVAGFIGSPAMNLLEVPVRDGGAVVGGYSVPLHPAVLAALDQEGSQTATLGFRPESVEFAGTGEGIPVEVLIVEELGSDAFAFAYGRLAAGAVPGTEHDQLVLRADARRPPAKGAVVHVTVRPGEVHVFSPKTGLRVSPIEG from the coding sequence ATGGCCGCCATCACCTTCGACCACGCCACCCTGGTCTACCCCGGCGTGACCCGCCCGTCGGTCGATGCGCTGGAACTCGAGATCCCCGACGGTGAGTTCCTCGTGCTGGTCGGCCCGTCGGGGTGCGGCAAGTCCACCTCGCTGCGGATGCTGGCCGGCCTGGAGGAGGTCACCGAAGGCAGCATCCGCGTCGGCGACCGGGACGTGACCCACCTGCCGCCCAAGGACCGGGACATCGCGATGGTGTTCCAGAACTACGCGCTCTACCCGCACATGACGGTGGCCGAGAACATGGGCTTCGCGCTGAAGATCGCCGGGGTGTCCAAGGAGGAGCGGGCCACGCGGGTGCGCGAGGCGGCGAAGATCCTCGATCTCGAGCCGTACCTGGACCGCAAGCCCAAGGCGCTGTCGGGTGGTCAGCGGCAGCGGGTGGCCATGGGCCGGGCCATCGTGCGCCAGCCGCAGGTCTTCCTGATGGACGAGCCGCTGTCGAACCTGGACGCGAAGCTGCGGGTGCAGACCCGCACCGAGATCGCGGCGCTGCAGCGCCGGCTCGGGGTCACCACCGTCTACGTCACCCATGACCAGGTCGAGGCCATGACGATGGGCGACCGGGTCGCCGTGCTCAGCGAGGGCGTGCTCCAGCAGGTGGACACACCCCGCAACCTCTACGACCGCCCGGCGAACGTGTTCGTCGCCGGGTTCATCGGCTCGCCGGCCATGAACCTGCTCGAGGTGCCCGTGCGCGACGGAGGTGCGGTCGTCGGCGGGTACTCCGTCCCGCTGCACCCTGCGGTTCTCGCGGCACTGGACCAGGAGGGCAGCCAGACCGCCACACTGGGCTTCCGGCCGGAGTCGGTCGAGTTCGCCGGCACGGGGGAGGGCATCCCGGTCGAGGTGCTGATCGTGGAGGAGCTGGGCTCCGACGCCTTCGCCTTCGCCTACGGCCGGCTGGCCGCCGGGGCGGTGCCCGGTACGGAGCACGACCAGCTGGTCCTGCGGGCCGACGCGCGCCGGCCGCCGGCGAAGGGAGCGGTCGTGCACGTGACGGTCCGGCCGGGTGAGGTGCACGTCTTCTCCCCGAAGACGGGCCTCCGGGTCTCGCCGATCGAGGGCTGA
- a CDS encoding type II toxin-antitoxin system VapC family toxin, which produces MSSGLLDTSVVVDWHDPIVVAALPDQVSISAITAAELAAGPHLAATPAEAARRQVRLQEVEASMAPLPFDGTTVRSYGLVVAAVVREGRKPRSRFADLLIAATAHANGLDLYTRNGDDFTGLDDLVRVVAI; this is translated from the coding sequence ATGAGCTCCGGACTGCTCGACACCTCGGTCGTCGTCGACTGGCACGATCCGATCGTTGTCGCGGCATTACCGGACCAGGTGTCGATCTCGGCGATCACTGCTGCTGAGCTGGCGGCCGGGCCGCACCTTGCCGCCACTCCCGCCGAAGCGGCGAGAAGGCAGGTGCGGCTGCAAGAAGTCGAGGCGAGCATGGCGCCGCTTCCGTTCGACGGCACGACTGTGCGCAGCTACGGACTCGTGGTCGCCGCCGTCGTGCGCGAAGGACGCAAGCCGCGCAGCCGATTTGCGGACCTGCTGATCGCAGCGACCGCACACGCCAATGGCCTCGATCTCTACACCCGCAACGGCGATGACTTCACAGGACTCGACGACCTCGTCCGCGTCGTCGCCATCTGA
- the ileS gene encoding isoleucine--tRNA ligase — protein sequence MSSPVPQPDHQSPFRALPPQVDLPALEQRILDRWEADKVFDRSLQESAGRPQWTFYEGPPTANGRPGTHHIEARAFKDVFPRFKTMQGFSVPRRAGWDCHGLPVEIAVEQELGFAGKPDIERYGIAEFNARCRESVERHVDSFSELTRRMGYWVDMSTAYWTMDPSYIQSVWWSLKQIFDKGLLVEDHRVAPYCPRCGTGLSDHEVAQGYETLTDPSVYVRLPVTSGEWAGKADLLVWTTTPWTLPSNTAVAVHPDVAYVVARAAGSDDVPVVVAEPLLAAVLGEDAEGHGIEVLARTSGRDWERVGYQRPFELVEFPDDVPTHYVVLADYVTTEDGTGLVHQSPAFGADDLAVCRGYGLPVVNPIDPTGHFLPDVPLVGGHFFKAADPALVEDLKARGVLFREIRYEHSYPHCWRCHTPLMYYAQPSWYIRTSAIKDQLLAENEKTNWYPESIKTGRYGDWLNNNVDWALSRDRYWGTPLPIWRNDADPSRMVAVGSLAELSELTGRNLSDLDPHRPFIDDVTFTLPGEDGTFRRVRQVIDAWYDSGSMPFAQWGAPHRNKAEFEAAYPAQFICEAIDQTRGWFYTLMAVGTLVFEKSSYENVLCLGHILAEDGRKMSKHLGNILEPIPLMDRHGADAVRWFMLAGGSPWSARRVGHETLSEVVRKVLLTYWNTASFCTLYAEANGWDPATAPPPARTGRPLLDRWALAELAAVTDGVTTALEDFDTQGAGRLIAQFVDDLSNWYVRRSRRRFWDGDPAALGTLHEVLDGLTRLMAPFTPFVTEEVWTRAVLPGLGADAPDSVHLASWPSVDEGARDDALVAQVDLVRRLVELGRSARTSSKVRTRQPLARAVVAAPGWSSLPRELVAEVADELNVVDVAELSGADGELVDVSLKVDFRAVGRRLGKQVQAVAKAVTAADAAALVADYRAGTATVDVEGVPVPLEDGDLIVTETPREGWTVASAGGLTVALDLTLTPELERAGLVREAVRLIQEARKNSGLEVSDRIELSWTADGAMARALTEHTGQWAGEVLASTVHAGTAGTGECVEGPEGSRFWIARAR from the coding sequence GTGAGCAGCCCCGTCCCGCAGCCCGATCACCAGAGCCCCTTCCGGGCGCTGCCCCCGCAGGTCGACCTGCCCGCCCTGGAGCAGCGCATCCTGGACCGCTGGGAGGCCGACAAGGTCTTCGACCGCTCGCTGCAGGAGTCCGCCGGCCGCCCGCAGTGGACCTTCTACGAGGGCCCGCCCACCGCCAACGGCCGGCCGGGCACCCACCACATCGAGGCGCGGGCCTTCAAGGACGTCTTCCCCCGGTTCAAGACCATGCAGGGCTTCTCGGTGCCGCGCCGCGCCGGGTGGGACTGCCACGGCCTGCCGGTGGAGATCGCGGTCGAGCAGGAGCTCGGCTTCGCCGGCAAGCCCGACATCGAGCGCTACGGCATCGCCGAGTTCAACGCGCGCTGCCGCGAGTCGGTCGAGCGGCACGTGGACTCGTTCTCCGAGCTCACCCGCCGGATGGGCTACTGGGTCGACATGTCCACCGCCTACTGGACGATGGACCCGTCCTACATCCAGAGCGTCTGGTGGTCGCTCAAGCAGATCTTCGACAAGGGGCTGCTCGTCGAGGACCACCGGGTCGCGCCCTACTGCCCGCGTTGCGGCACGGGCCTGTCCGACCACGAGGTCGCTCAGGGCTACGAGACCCTCACCGACCCCTCGGTCTACGTCCGGCTGCCGGTCACCAGTGGCGAGTGGGCCGGCAAGGCCGACCTGCTCGTCTGGACGACGACGCCGTGGACGCTGCCGTCCAACACCGCCGTCGCCGTCCACCCCGACGTGGCCTACGTCGTGGCGCGGGCCGCCGGGTCGGACGACGTGCCCGTCGTCGTCGCCGAGCCCCTGCTGGCCGCCGTCCTCGGCGAGGACGCCGAGGGCCATGGCATCGAAGTCCTCGCGCGGACCAGCGGCCGCGACTGGGAGCGGGTCGGCTACCAGCGGCCGTTCGAGCTGGTCGAGTTCCCGGACGACGTCCCCACGCACTACGTCGTGCTCGCCGACTACGTCACCACCGAGGACGGCACCGGGCTGGTGCACCAGTCCCCCGCCTTCGGCGCCGACGACCTCGCCGTCTGCCGCGGCTACGGCCTGCCGGTCGTGAACCCGATCGACCCGACCGGGCACTTCCTGCCCGACGTCCCGCTGGTCGGGGGCCACTTCTTCAAGGCCGCCGACCCCGCGCTGGTCGAGGACCTCAAGGCCCGCGGGGTGCTGTTCCGCGAGATCCGGTACGAGCACAGCTATCCGCACTGCTGGCGCTGCCACACGCCGCTGATGTACTACGCCCAGCCGTCCTGGTACATCCGGACGAGCGCGATCAAGGACCAGTTGCTCGCCGAGAACGAGAAGACCAACTGGTACCCCGAGAGCATCAAGACCGGCCGCTACGGCGACTGGCTGAACAACAACGTCGACTGGGCGCTGTCCCGCGACCGGTACTGGGGCACGCCGCTGCCGATCTGGCGCAACGACGCCGATCCGAGCCGGATGGTCGCCGTCGGCTCGCTGGCCGAGCTCTCGGAGCTGACCGGACGGAACCTCTCCGACCTCGACCCGCACCGGCCGTTCATCGACGACGTGACGTTCACGCTGCCCGGCGAGGACGGCACGTTCCGCCGCGTCCGCCAGGTCATCGACGCCTGGTACGACTCGGGCTCCATGCCCTTCGCCCAGTGGGGGGCCCCGCACCGGAACAAGGCCGAGTTCGAGGCCGCCTACCCGGCGCAGTTCATCTGCGAGGCCATCGACCAGACCCGCGGCTGGTTCTACACGCTCATGGCGGTCGGCACGCTGGTGTTCGAGAAGAGCTCCTACGAGAACGTGCTCTGCCTGGGCCACATCCTCGCCGAGGACGGCCGCAAGATGAGCAAGCACCTGGGCAACATCCTGGAGCCCATCCCGCTGATGGACCGGCACGGCGCCGACGCCGTCCGCTGGTTCATGCTCGCCGGTGGATCCCCGTGGTCGGCCCGCCGGGTCGGCCACGAGACGCTGTCCGAGGTCGTCCGCAAGGTGCTCCTGACCTACTGGAACACCGCCAGCTTCTGCACCCTCTACGCCGAGGCCAACGGCTGGGACCCGGCAACCGCCCCTCCCCCGGCGCGTACCGGGCGCCCGCTGCTCGACCGCTGGGCGCTGGCCGAGCTGGCCGCCGTCACCGACGGCGTCACCACGGCGCTGGAGGACTTCGACACCCAGGGCGCCGGACGGCTCATCGCGCAGTTCGTCGACGACCTCTCCAACTGGTACGTGCGCCGGTCCCGGCGGCGGTTCTGGGACGGCGACCCCGCCGCCCTGGGCACGCTGCACGAGGTGCTCGACGGCCTGACCCGGCTCATGGCGCCGTTCACCCCGTTCGTGACCGAGGAGGTCTGGACCCGCGCGGTGCTGCCCGGCCTCGGCGCGGACGCCCCCGACTCGGTGCACCTGGCCAGCTGGCCGTCCGTCGACGAGGGCGCCCGGGACGACGCGCTGGTGGCCCAGGTCGACCTCGTGCGTCGCCTGGTGGAGCTGGGCCGGTCGGCCCGGACCTCGTCGAAGGTGCGCACCCGGCAGCCGCTGGCCCGCGCCGTCGTCGCCGCCCCGGGCTGGTCGTCGCTGCCGCGCGAGCTGGTCGCCGAGGTGGCCGACGAGCTCAACGTCGTGGACGTCGCCGAGCTGTCGGGCGCCGACGGCGAGCTGGTCGACGTCAGCCTGAAGGTCGACTTCCGGGCCGTGGGACGCCGGCTCGGCAAGCAGGTGCAGGCGGTGGCGAAGGCCGTCACCGCCGCCGACGCGGCCGCGCTGGTCGCCGACTACCGGGCCGGCACGGCCACCGTGGACGTCGAGGGCGTCCCCGTGCCGCTCGAGGACGGCGACCTGATCGTCACCGAGACTCCCCGGGAGGGCTGGACCGTGGCCAGCGCCGGCGGGCTCACCGTCGCGCTGGACCTCACGCTCACCCCGGAGCTGGAGCGGGCGGGCCTGGTGCGCGAAGCCGTCCGGCTGATCCAGGAGGCCCGCAAGAACAGCGGCCTGGAGGTGAGCGACCGCATCGAGCTGTCGTGGACGGCCGACGGCGCCATGGCCCGGGCGCTCACCGAGCACACCGGGCAGTGGGCCGGCGAGGTTCTGGCCAGCACGGTGCACGCCGGTACCGCGGGCACCGGGGAGTGCGTCGAGGGCCCCGAGGGTTCCCGGTTCTGGATCGCCCGCGCCCGCTGA
- a CDS encoding YggS family pyridoxal phosphate-dependent enzyme has translation MSPLEENLRAVRARIDAAARAAGRDPAGVALLAVSKTWPADDVRALAALGQRDFGENRVQELLGKTAELDDVHLRWHFVGQLQRNKAAAVARTGAVVHSVDRASLATVLDRAGQEARRPIEVLIQVDLGGPAGQAAARGGARPDEVPALADVVAGAPALRLRGLMAVAPRGEQPAPAFARLAAVAERLRADHPEAVQISAGMSEDLEEAVAAGATLVRVGTALFGRRALPCGEFEEHQPRESQQSHGPHGHRASGTM, from the coding sequence ATGAGTCCGCTCGAGGAGAACCTGCGCGCGGTCCGTGCCCGCATCGACGCGGCGGCCCGGGCGGCGGGACGGGATCCGGCGGGGGTCGCCCTGCTCGCGGTGAGCAAGACCTGGCCGGCCGACGACGTCCGCGCGCTCGCCGCCCTGGGCCAGCGGGACTTCGGCGAGAACCGGGTCCAGGAGCTGCTGGGGAAGACGGCCGAGCTCGATGACGTGCACCTCCGGTGGCACTTCGTGGGCCAGCTGCAGCGGAACAAGGCCGCGGCCGTCGCGCGGACCGGTGCCGTCGTCCACTCGGTGGACCGGGCCTCGCTCGCCACGGTCCTGGACCGGGCGGGCCAGGAGGCCCGGCGCCCGATCGAGGTCCTCATCCAGGTCGACCTCGGGGGTCCGGCCGGTCAGGCAGCCGCGCGGGGCGGGGCCCGGCCGGACGAGGTGCCGGCCCTGGCCGATGTCGTCGCCGGCGCACCGGCATTGCGCCTCCGCGGCCTGATGGCGGTCGCTCCGCGCGGCGAGCAGCCGGCTCCCGCCTTCGCGCGCCTGGCCGCCGTCGCCGAGCGCCTGCGCGCGGACCACCCGGAGGCGGTGCAGATCTCCGCGGGCATGAGCGAGGACCTGGAGGAGGCGGTGGCGGCCGGCGCCACGCTCGTGCGTGTCGGAACCGCGTTGTTCGGCCGGCGGGCCCTACCCTGCGGTGAGTTCGAGGAACACCAGCCACGTGAGTCACAGCAGTCACACGGGCCGCACGGTCATCGGGCATCCGGAACGATGTGA
- a CDS encoding type II toxin-antitoxin system Phd/YefM family antitoxin encodes MAKTIAQRELRNENAKVIDAVAAGETFVITRNGEPVAELRPARAGRRVFISRDEVAALAATSVRIDRHRFRADLDQVIDQGL; translated from the coding sequence ATGGCGAAGACCATCGCGCAGCGCGAACTGCGCAACGAGAACGCGAAGGTGATCGATGCCGTGGCGGCCGGAGAGACCTTCGTCATCACCCGCAATGGCGAACCGGTTGCCGAGCTCCGGCCCGCTCGTGCTGGCCGGCGCGTCTTCATCTCCCGCGACGAGGTCGCAGCACTGGCGGCAACGAGCGTGCGGATCGACAGGCATCGATTTCGAGCCGATCTCGACCAGGTGATCGACCAAGGCCTGTGA
- a CDS encoding cell division protein SepF → MAGAMRRMGIYLGLVEDEDTRGYGRYDSRQSDGLDHDRGYGRYGEDRYADDYADRSYADDDYAGPYADDAPQVAEVAAARDAEPLSVRRVQARPLGLAPVGAGSGAAGARRNSNLSSGMNSGPVAAASLAVREPVATPEPEPEPVSAPVAKNYRITTLKPRTYNEARTIGERFRDGMPVIMNLTEMDDADAKRLVDFAAGLSFGLRGSIERVTAKVFLLSPQDVAVTAEDKAKIREGGFSDKS, encoded by the coding sequence ATGGCTGGAGCCATGCGGAGGATGGGGATCTACCTGGGGCTCGTCGAGGACGAGGACACCCGGGGCTACGGCCGGTACGACTCCCGGCAGTCCGACGGGCTGGACCACGACCGTGGCTACGGGCGGTACGGCGAGGACCGCTACGCCGACGACTACGCCGACCGGTCCTACGCCGACGACGACTACGCCGGCCCGTACGCCGACGACGCCCCGCAGGTCGCCGAGGTGGCCGCCGCCCGCGACGCCGAGCCCCTGTCGGTCCGGCGCGTCCAGGCCCGTCCGCTGGGCCTCGCCCCGGTCGGAGCGGGCTCGGGGGCGGCCGGCGCCCGCCGGAACAGCAACCTGAGCAGCGGTATGAACAGCGGCCCCGTCGCCGCCGCGAGCCTCGCGGTCCGCGAGCCCGTCGCAACCCCCGAACCGGAGCCGGAGCCCGTGTCCGCACCTGTGGCCAAGAACTACCGCATCACGACCCTCAAGCCGCGCACCTACAACGAGGCGCGGACCATCGGCGAGCGTTTCCGCGACGGCATGCCGGTCATCATGAACCTGACCGAGATGGACGACGCCGACGCGAAGCGGCTCGTCGACTTCGCTGCCGGCCTGAGCTTCGGCTTGCGCGGTAGTATCGAGCGCGTCACGGCGAAGGTGTTCCTGCTCAGCCCGCAGGACGTCGCCGTCACGGCTGAGGACAAGGCGAAGATCCGCGAGGGCGGGTTCTCCGACAAGTCCTGA